One stretch of Punica granatum isolate Tunisia-2019 chromosome 5, ASM765513v2, whole genome shotgun sequence DNA includes these proteins:
- the LOC116209371 gene encoding protein PROTON GRADIENT REGULATION 5, chloroplastic translates to MATSISAVKGAGLCSSFHGGWGTSMMGEEQLLLARSVPTRVRFSTKPVRLQPMMKNINEGKGLFAPVVVFTRNIIGKKRFNQLRGKAIALHSQVITEFCKSIGADAKQRQGLIRLAKKNGERLGFLA, encoded by the exons ATGGCCACTTCGATTTCGGCGGTTAAGGGGGCGGGCCTCTGCTCATCCTTCCATGGAGGCTGGGGGACTTCTATGATGGGTGAGGAGCAATTGTTGCTCGCCAGGTCGGTGCCGACCCGAGTTCGGTTCTCGACTAAGCCTGTGAGGCTGCAGCCTATGATGAAGAACATCAATGAAGGAAAGGGGCTGTTTGCTCCCGTTGTGGTCTTCACTAGGAACATCATCGGGAAGAAGCGGTTCAATCAGCTCAGAGGCAAAGCCATTGCCCTCCACTCTCAG GTGATCACGGAGTTctgcaagtccattggggCAGACGCAAAACAGAGGCAAGGACTGATTCGACTGGCCAAGAAGAACGGTGAAAGGCTTGGTTTCCTTGCATAG
- the LOC116209369 gene encoding probable L-gulonolactone oxidase 6 has product MLARRVRIRIRTLHLLMICIVVSSSPPEDPVKCPSSTNNNNCTVRNSYGAFPDRSTCRVGNVTFPRSEEEVMSAIAAATKAGRKMKVATRYSHSIPKMVCSDGDYGLLISTKYLNRVLKVDAASMTISVQGGVTLRQIIDEAAKAGLALPYTPYWWGLTVGGLMATGAHGSSLWGRGSSIHDYAEEITIVTPAAAPYGYAMVRKLNWTHSDFNAVKVTLGVLGVVTQVTLKLEPLFKRSITYAVRNDSDLADEAVVFGNKHEFADITWYPSQHKAVYRLDDRVPLNTSGNGLYNFIPFRATLSLLLGAIRSTEEIQEVGNDADGKCSSAKLTTSALLTAAYGLTNDGVLFTRYPVIGYQNRLQSSGTCLDSLQDAWITACPWDPKVKGEFFHQTTFSIGLSGVKSFIQDVQKLVDMEPRSLCGTELYNGILMRYVKASPAYLGKQEDAIDFDITYYRSKDPLSPRMYEDILEEIEQMAIFKYGALPHWGKNRNLAFIGAIRKYRKAAEFLKVKDVYDPSGLFSSDWTDQILGLRQGVTITKEGCALEGLCICSQDTHCAPNKGYFCRPGRVFSDARVCKRVTSKKH; this is encoded by the exons ATGTTGGCCAGACGAGTTCGTATTCGTATCCGCACTCTCCATCTCCTGATGATATGCATTGTCGTAAGCTCGAGTCCCCCGGAAGATCCTGTGAAGTGCCCTTCCTCCACAAATAATAACAACTGCACAGTCAGGAATTCATACGGGGCGTTCCCAGATCGAAGCACGTGCAGGGTTGGAAATGTGACTTTCCCAAGGTCGGAGGAAGAGGTCATGTCGGCAATTGCGGCAGCAACAAAGGCCGGAAGGAAGATGAAAGTGGCGACTCGGTATTCTCACAGCATCCCCAAGATGGTCTGTTCCGACGGGGACTATGGCTTGCTCATAAGCACCAAGTATCTCAACCGCGTGTTGAAGGTGGACGCTGCGTCCATGACTATAAGCGTACAGGGTGGGGTCACTCTGAGGCAG ATTATAGACGAGGCGGCCAAGGCCGGCCTGGCGCTGCCCTACACGCCTTACTGGTGGGGCCTCACGGTGGGTGGGCTGATGGCCACAGGGGCACACGGCAGCTCTCTGTGGGGCCGGGGAAGCTCCATCCATGACTACGCCGAGGAGATCACGATCGTCACCCCCGCAGCGGCTCCATACGGTTATGCTATGGTCAGGAAGCTTAATTGGACGCATTCGGATTTTAATGCTGTTAAAGTCACGCTTGGAGTTCTTGGCGTTGTTACTCAG GTGACACTAAAGTTGGAGCCCCTCTTTAAGCGGTCCATAACCTACGCTGTGAGGAACGACTCCGACCTCGCGGATGAAGCTGTGGTTTTTGGCAATAAACACGAGTTTGCAGACATAACATGGTACCCAAGCCAACACAAGGCAGTCTATCGGTTGGACGATCGTGTTCCACTCAACACATCCGGCAACGGCCTGTACAATTTTATCCCGTTTAGAGCCACCCTTTCGCTCTTATTAGGAGCTATCCGATCCACAG AGGAAATTCAAGAAGTAGGGAATGACGCGGACGGGAAGTGCTCGAGTGCAAAGCTAACCACAAGTGCACTCTTGACCGCGGCATATGGACTTACCAATGACG GTGTGTTATTCACCCGATATCCGGTGATCGGATATCAAAATCGGCTCCAATCATCAGGGACATGCCTTGATAGCCTACAAGATGCCTGGATCACCGCATGCCCATGGGACCCTAAAGTGAAAGGCGAGTTCTTCCACCAGACCACATTCAGCATTGGCCTGTCTGGGGTCAAGAGCTTCATCCAAGACGTGCAGAAGCTGGTCGACATGGAGCCCAGGTCCCTCTGTGGGACGGAACTCTATAATGGCATTCTCATGAGATATGTGAAAGCCTCGCCTgcgtatctgggcaagcaggAGGACGCAATCGACTTCGACATCACATACTATAGGAGTAAGGACCCCTTGAGCCCCAGGATGTATGAGGACATTCTTGAAGAGATTGAGCAAATGGCAATCTTCAAGTATGGCGCCCTGCCCCACTGGGGTAAGAATCGAAATTTGGCGTTCATAGGGGCAATCAGAAAATATAGGAAGGCAGCAGAATTTCTCAAGGTAAAAGACGTTTACGATCCATCAGGGCTCTTCTCCAGTGACTGGACCGATCAGATTCTTGGGCTAAGGCAGGGGGTGACAATAACCAAGGAGGGATGTGCATTGGAAGGCCTATGCATTTGCTCTCAAGACACTCACTGCGCACCGAACAAGGGCTACTTTTGCAGACCCGGCAGAGTGTTCAGCGATGCTAGAGTATGCAAACGTGTGACTTCGaagaagcattaa